The Lycium barbarum isolate Lr01 chromosome 9, ASM1917538v2, whole genome shotgun sequence genome has a segment encoding these proteins:
- the LOC132611982 gene encoding uncharacterized protein LOC132611982 codes for MITDALSRKAMSMGSLAHLVFEESPLAMEVQTNSFVRLDILEPGKVLACVEVRSSFLEKIKEQQFDYVKLCKFWDKVLSGEAKEVMLDREGILRIKGHICIPRTEALSLLPISGGLCKSSRLLPLAEFAYNHSYHLSIDMEPFEALYGRRCHSPIGSFDAFEVRPWGTDLLRESLNKVQLKFSLMKGVMQFEKKGKLGPRFIHPFEILYRVGEVAYELAFPLGLSVVQPVLHVSMLKKYHSDDYYIIHWNSVLFDQNLFFKEEPIAITDWQVGKLRSKENA; via the exons ATGATAACTGATGCGTTGAGCCGAAAGGCAatgagtatgggtagcttagcTCATTTGGTTTTTGAGGAGAgtcctttagccatggaggttcagactaaTAGTTTTGTGAGGTTGGATATTTTGGAACCTGGCAAGGTTCTGGCTTGTGTTGAGGTGAGGTCATCATTTTTAGAGAAAATTAAGGAACAACAGTTCGATTATGTGAAATTGTGTAAGTTTTGGGATAAGGTGctgagtggtgaggccaaggaggttaTGCTTGATAGGGAGGgtattttgaggattaaggggcacaTTTGCATTCCTCGT ACAGAAGCACTcagtttacttcccatttctggaggactttgcaaAAGTAGTCGG CTCTTACCTTTagcagagtttgcgtacaaccaCAGTTATCACTTGAGTATTGACATGGAACCgttcgaggctttgtatggtaggagatgtcatTCTCCGATTGGGTCGTTCGATgcttttgaggtgagaccttggggtacagatttgTTAAGGGAGTCTTTGAACAAG GTTCAGTTGAAGTTTTCactcatgaagggtgtgatgcaaTTTGAAAAGAAGGGAAAGTTGGGCCCGAGGTTTATTCATCCCTTTGAGATTCTCTATCGTGTTGGtgaggtggcatatgagttagctTTTCCACTAGGCTTGTCAGTTGTTCAGCCAGTATTACATGTTTCTATGTtaaagaagtaccattcagacgACTATTATATCATTCATTGGAATTCGGTATTGTTCGATCAGAATCTGTTCTTCAAGGAAGAGCCGATAGCGATTACAGATTGGCAAGTgggaaagttgaggtctaaggagaatGCTTAA